One genomic region from Rosa rugosa chromosome 1, drRosRugo1.1, whole genome shotgun sequence encodes:
- the LOC133724990 gene encoding serine--tRNA ligase, chloroplastic/mitochondrial-like: MSNNTESANSEPLERDDGAEAVTSIPDSSGIEDAVPPLLHVVVSEPSKSKTRMNLTMMRISPISSIGFFTLQTLKLAAIPSPSSSLRSVFKPLSKTFLYCHSHTPRPQVPLFFVKGFLASTVQAIVATTPKATSPDEKGVKPQWKVIDFKWIRENKDAVAWIVFRTRVFHCNVDSSGNVSLEIVKDGWSPALTITN, from the exons ATGAGCAACAACACGGAAAGTGCAAATTCTGAGCCTCTTGAGCGTGACGACGGCGCTGAGGCGGTTACCTCAATTCCCGATTCTTCTGGCATTGAGGATGCGGTGCCGCCGCTGCTGCACGTCGTCGTTTCAGAACCATCGAAGAGCAAGACGAGAATGAATCTGACGATGATGAGGATATCCCCGATAAGTTCGATCGGTTTCTTCACGTTACAAACCCTCAAGCTCGCCGCAATTccttcaccttcttcttctttacgcTCCGTTTTCAAACCATTATCCAAAACCTTCCTCTACTGCCATAGCCACACACCAAGACCTCAAGTTCCTCTCTTCTTCGTCAAGGGCTTCTTAGCCTCGACCGTACAAGCCATTGTCGCTACAACACCAAAAGCAACAAGCCCAGATGAGAAAG GTGTGAAACCGCAGTGGAAAGTGATAGATTTCAAGTGGATAAGGGAGAACAAGGATGCTGTTGCTTGG ATCGTATTCAGGACTCGAGTCTTCCATTGCAATGTTGATTCTTCTGGTAATGTAAGTTTGGAAATCGTAAAGGATGGTTGGAGTCCAGCTCTAACGATTACAAATTAA